The DNA window GTggactatttaaataaatttttatacaatCTTGATATGcatttcaaaaaatatatcaacAGTTCCTTTTAAGAACAACAAATTTTATATTACTtttttaaataagtaaatCTGATGCTAAAAACTCATCAGCTTGCTTATATAAAATACACATATACCTTAAAATAGATataaagccataaaaataaataaaatatttgaaaacaCTGGCGTTAGTCAATACTGAAACGAACTTTCGTGCACAGCTTTGCGCTGATCTGGCAGCACTGTGTTACTTCCATGAAAacgatcttcttcttcttcgagAACTTTAAAAAGAATCACTTGGTAAAACCGATTTTAGTCCAAAAATAAGCCAATTTGAGTGAAAAACATGGGACGTCGCCGTGCCAAGATGCCTAATTTCACCATTGGCGACTTTGTGTTTGCCAAGGTGCGCGGCTATCGCCCCTGGCCAGGCCGCATCCTGAAACGCATCGGTGCCACGGCATACAGTGTTTATTTCTATGGAACCTGCAACTACGCCAAAGTGGCTCGCAAAGAGGTCGTCGGCTTCGAGAAGAATCTGAATCGACTTGGAGTGGTCCAGCAGAAGGGACACGTCTGCAATCCAAGTTTCCGGGGCTCCATGCTGCAGGCACGCGAGGCATACGACAATCCGGATAAAGATTACGGCTACTACCAGCAGTTGGCTCTGGACAACGGCGATTGCATTAACGCCGAGGACCTGGGACTGGAGTACATGGTTACCGAAGATCTGGGCAACCTAATGGACGAGCAGGCTGCCACGGAACAGGAGGTGGCAGAGAAGGATGTCAACGAACAGGAGCAGAATGTGGAGCTAAATTCAGTGGGTCAGATCTTTAGCAACCAGCAGCATGAGGAGAATTCAGAGGAGTCTGCTTCGAATTGtcagctggaggagcaggaagAATCAAATTCGGAGGTGGAGCAGGTCTCCGAACAGCATTACTCGATCGCTCAGATAGTTTCTCTGAAATCGAAGAAATTGATGGATACTCCAATTAACATGACCTGCCACCGGCGACGCtagtcaaaataaaaaaaaaaaagaaactagGAGCTGGATTCTATAAACTATGACGAAATGATTTGTTTGCACACAACATACTCAAAAATTCATGCATTATGTAGCAATTTTATGAATTGTGTACTTTCATTCCTTGACATACAAACAAAATcgtaattttaataaaatgccAATCAAAATGTACTTAAACCTAACAAAACTAAACTCACTATTTTGTTCTCAATCAACATTATTATAAACATTAACTTGTGTTCTTTAAAGTAGACGAGTCAAATCAAAGTAATGGAAATTTAAGAACTCCCTTTTTAGGACACAGCATAATTTGACTGAACCAAAACGGATTTCGGGAATTGGCGGGCCATTAAGAAGACGTGGGCGTGCCTCTGGCCATAATGGCTGTTGCGTGATCCTCCACTGCTGACCTCCACACATCATCCAGGCAGGCTGGGCGCTAATCGAAGCTCGACTTGGGGCACGTTTCCGCATTAAATGCTGCACCATCAGCATGGGCAGGTCACCCATCAGCCATCATGGCAGCCACCCCCGGGATGAGTCTCCCCAGAGGCGTTTGCTGGATAGTTTAGCTAAATGCCGTCGTAAAAGAACGCCGGCCATTAAACCAACAAGCCGCGCAGCGGAATCAACATCGAAGATTCCCACCCTAGTTTCGGCTGATTTAATTGGACAATGCTGCaactggaggaggaggaggaggagcaggaagagcaggaggaggagcaggaagaGCAGGAGGAGGATTACAAGAACTTTCTGGACGGAGTGCAAGCTGCGATGAGGATGCTTCGATTAACAAATTATCGCCACCGCAGCAAATTaatcgcagcagcagcagcagcctggCATCTGTATAACAAAGTACGGGATTCCGAATCTGGGTTAACGAGAGGACGACCGATGACCGCAAATCAGATTCACTAAGCCGGCAATGAGATTTCCCGACCGCATCGATTTGTTTTAATGCCAGAAATGCATTTGCGCCGCTCCAACAGATTGCACCAGCTGGCAGAGCGAAACGCTAGGAGCTGCATCCGAAGCGGGAGGTGCACTAAGGAAAATCAGTAGGTGgattcatttatatatatttattcaattatatATAACAACAAACATATTTACAGCATCATCGTTCGTTTGTGTATAGTACCGAATGCGAATTCCTCAGCAATCTTTTCCATGGTTGTGTGCTTCCTTCATAGACTGTGTTTTCAGTGTACCTCATACTTTTCCGAGTGACCGAGATGCTGCTGCAAGATCCCTTGGCGGCTCCAGCATCCTTGGCCATCTCGACAGCTGTCTGCTGGTGGGTTTAACGTTGTCCTGCGTTGCTCTGCGGTCTGGACCAGATTGTTAAGTTGTGCGATATGCATATGGATGGTTATATGGAATGGGGTACTCCTCGGCCTGAACATACCTCATTCCCGACGACGATCCCTGTCCTGGGCCGTAAAATGTCAAATTAATGTTACAACATATCCAGCGATTTCTGATGGCATTTGACAATGCCGAGTGGAAATTCCTGCAGGTGACGCAATTTCCCTGTAATTTGTTTGGCCGCACGTACCGTCGCCACGACATGGGGCATTGTCAGCTCGTTTGTGCCTGCCCAGCATAAACAAAACATCCAACCAAAACCGAACCAAGACGATCTGATCCCAAACGCGCCCAGGGACCTGCAGTCCTATTGGAGTATTGGAGTGTGGAGTGTGGGGTGTGTGGTTAGGTCGGTTATTGGATGGCCGGTACTTGATAGTTGGTTATTGGTAGGTGTCAATGTGTGGGCATGTCGCACACGTGTGCCGCTCCTGCCCTGGGGCCATAAATTCACTTAGTTTATTTGCTGCCTCGGCTTCTGTGTCCACTTGGCCAGACACTCCGCCGACACCCGACCGGCCATCCAGTCCACATCCAATCCACCACAGTCGAGTTCGGCGGAAATTTGTGaaggaaatcaaattaaaatttcgcTAATTTATCAGCCGCTCGGAAATCGTGAGTCCACTTGGGTGCCAGGGGGCGCTAATTGGCAAGCCATTCGCATATCGGTGTTGCCGACTTGGCTTTAATGGTGGCTCAAAGTTGGCTTTATTTTGAAGTAAGGCAAATATAATTTACAAGCAGTTGAAATACACAAATTTCTAAATGAACTTCTAAGAGCTGTATTttctaaaatttaaaatttagacTAAACATATATAGTTTCAGTTATTGGCAGCACTATTATTTTAAACCCACAAAATACAGAAACTGAGGGCCTGCCAAAGGAAATGGCGCGGGGTGGTGctaaatttttgcattttatcgAAACGACTTCATCAGCCAGTCGGTCTGGAAAGGTTTGGGTCTGGCCTGGTCGGGAGATCGAGGTCCGAAACAAAGGCATTCTAATTAAAATTCCCATGTGTcagaaattttatttattcccTTGCCAGGCCAAGTGCATCAATCAAACTTTTGCACAACCAGCAATtaattcttctttttttttcggcaGCATTATATTTGGATGGTAAGGGTGTGAAGGGGGAAGGGATTGGGAGTCGATATTATTGGCAGATCCCTTAAAATCAAATTGCCTCATCGTTAACACCCGAAAGTGGTTGGGATTTGGAAATTGGGACGGGCTGGGAGGATTGGAATCGTTGGCTAATCGATGACTGATTGAGCATATGAAGGCTACACTCGACAACAAAACAGCGGTTCAAGTTGTAGTAACTTCATATCTCTTGAATACCCATATGAAATGACTAGCCTTTTGTTCGTCTAGTGTTCGCACTCTATTAAAACGATTATGATAGGCCGAATCAACCCCTGTTTTTTTGAatcgttttggtttttggtgtCCCCTGTTGAGCATTCAGGGAGCACatgttattatttgtttttcatgAAGTGGTTGATTACAATCGATCCTCCCCAATCATTTTCATCCAACCCTGATTGTCCGCCAACTGTGGTTACAATTTGACTTGCAGTCAGAACTAAGCAGGAATTCGAGCCAAATGAACCAGGAGTAAAATGGATGACTTTGATTAAATAGGTTTCGGAGATGGGAAACCActttgaataaatatttaaataatatttagtaCATTAATTAACATTATTTTCTAATATAGTTGCAGTTCAGGAAActtaaaaacacaaatactAACAAAAATCTATAAACTATTTCTTGAAACTAAAAATGtctattaatttaattttctatataattctataatttttattcaaaaatattaattttttaactcAAATATCATTGGATATTGGAAAGGAAACAATAAACTTCCATTTTATTATCtggaaaaatataattaaattccatttaagTTAAGATCATAAAAGTCAGCATTTTATGGCTTTTGGCTTGTGGGTCAGCAggtgaaaattgaaaatcgaGGTGGGTCACCACGCCACCCACACCTCGCATAATTGGCCCATGTCGAGCATTTGGTAATACGCGATGGAAGGGCTCCAAGTTGGCCAGATAGAAGACATCATTGACATCGATTCAGTATGCAAAGCATCGTCGCATTTTAATCGCCTCAGTGGGTGGCATTCTCATTGGGAACAACGACGAACACTAATGGAAACTTACGTCgctttttaattgatttgtgCCAAAAGTTTTATAGGTTTTTAAAGCCGTCCAAAACAAATGGGCAGCGATTGTTGGCCGGGCCCAAACGCAATCGCAGATCGAACAAATTCGAAACGACCCCCCGCCGGAGGAGCGAACCTAATTATGGAACGCCAGAAATGGCAAATTAGCATAAAATTTAGcaacattaaaaattatagttTATTATGCTCGAGTgtcgcgtgtgtgtgcgtgtgctccTTTTTATTGTTGCTCTGTGACTAAATTGATTAATGAGCCCATTTAATAGCTGCGTCTGCTTATGGAGATATTTTTATGACACTTAAAGAAATTATGACGGGCATTTTTTCGCCTTTAATTTCAACTATTTTCGTTTACCGTTGGCCACAAGTTGCACAATTTTGGCCGCTCACAGTGAAAGTGCCTAAAGGGTGGAAAAGGGGGGCAGGGTGGGGAATCATTAagttttggccataaaaataaatttgggGCTGGGCGGATTAAGCGAGTTATGGCCTGGTGTTAAGGTGTTGGCGGCACATTTCTTTCACGGCGATTTGAGTGGGGCGATTTTTTTGGTCGATTT is part of the Drosophila sechellia strain sech25 chromosome 3R, ASM438219v1, whole genome shotgun sequence genome and encodes:
- the LOC6606459 gene encoding hepatoma-derived growth factor-related protein 3, producing MGRRRAKMPNFTIGDFVFAKVRGYRPWPGRILKRIGATAYSVYFYGTCNYAKVARKEVVGFEKNLNRLGVVQQKGHVCNPSFRGSMLQAREAYDNPDKDYGYYQQLALDNGDCINAEDLGLEYMVTEDLGNLMDEQAATEQEVAEKDVNEQEQNVELNSVGQIFSNQQHEENSEESASNCQLEEQEESNSEVEQVSEQHYSIAQIVSLKSKKLMDTPINMTCHRRR
- the LOC6606461 gene encoding uncharacterized protein LOC6606461, whose amino-acid sequence is MSWRRYVRPNKLQGNCVTCRNFHSALSNAIRNRWICCNINLTFYGPGQGSSSGMRPQSNAGQR